A portion of the Ricinus communis isolate WT05 ecotype wild-type chromosome 10, ASM1957865v1, whole genome shotgun sequence genome contains these proteins:
- the LOC107262097 gene encoding zinc finger BED domain-containing protein RICESLEEPER 2-like has product MPSPPLKPIIQSLSSIEIMLSDQNEEDDLEGFVEVENDTSKVNESSSSKKNKKLTSEIKTEVDGTTSLTVKEKQKKVIFDQDVSRRELVRMVVIHEYPLSIVDHLGFRRFVKSLNDNFKIISRNTLRSDVMKMYNNERISLKDLLEANEDRVAITTDMWTTSNQKKGYMAVTSHFIDQQWILHNHTLRFCFVPCPHTKGVIAKVLMYSLSQFSLKNKISSVVVDNCTTNDAMINVLLEKLESSCLVLNGDFLHMRCSAHILNLIVKDGLEVIDHTIVKVRECIAFWMSTPKRIEKFEEACRLLNVTKTKRVGLDCKTRWNSTYLMLESSLPFKDVFNKLKRLNKRLKFFVPSDNDWTMASLVCQKLEIFYKATKVFSIRNHPTANLFFRIVCEIRLALNRWVQTDNHEVIRTMAKSMVEKSDKYWSHINGILAIAAILDPRNKMDCVAHYFEKLYGDDANSKMTRIRKTFDNLVHEFQNKNEVVNEPSPLKRGFNECGDEDDFARSKRQKVRSTL; this is encoded by the exons ATGCCTTCTCCTCCATTGAAGCCAATAATTCAGTCTCTCTCCTCCATTGAAATCA TGTTGTCCGATCAAAATGAGGAAGATGATTTGGAGGGGTTTGTTGAGGTCGAGAATGATACTAGCAAAGTAAATGAATCTAGTAGTtccaagaaaaataagaaactaaCTTCTGAA ATTAAGACCGAAGTTGATGGGACTACTTCTTTGACagttaaggaaaaacaaaagaaagtgaTATTTGATCAAGATGTTTCAAGGCGAGAGTTGGTTAGAATGGTAGTAATACATGAATATCCTTTGTCAATCGTGGATCATCTTGGTTTTAGGAGATTTGTCAAGAGCTTAAATGATAATTTCAAGATTATTTCAAGGAACACGTTAAGGAGTGATGTGATGAAAATGTACAACAATGAAAGAATTTCTCTTAAGGATTTGTTAGAGGCTAATGAGGATAGAGTGGCAATAACAACTGATATGTGGACCACCTCCAATCAAAAAAAGGGGTACATGGCTGTTACTTCGCATTTCATTGACCAACAGTGGATTTTGCATAATCATACATTAAG GTTTTGTTTTGTGCCATGTCCACATACAAAGGGGGTTATTGCTAAGGTTCTTATGTATAGTTTGTCtcaattttctttgaaaaataaaatttcttctGTTGTTGTTGATAATTGTACTACAAATGATGCTATGATCAATGTTTTGTTGGAGAAATTAGAAAGTAGTTGCTTGGTGTTAAATGGAGATTTTTTGCACATGAGGTGTAGTGCTCATATTCTAAACTTGATTGTGAAAGATGGTTTAGAAGTGATTGATCATACAATTGTCAAAGTAAGAGAGTGTATAGCATTTTGGATGTCTACCCCTAAAAGGATTGAAAAATTTGAGGAAGCTTGTCGTCTTTTGAATGTGACTAAAACTAAAAGAGTGGGTCTTGATTGTAAAACTAGGTGGAATTCTACTTACTTGATGCTTGAATCTAGTTTGCCTTTCAAGGATGTTTTTAATAAGTTGAAACGTCTAAATAAAAGGCTTAAGTTTTTTGTTCCTAGTGATAACGATTGGACTATGGCTTCTCTTGTTTGTCAAAAGTTGGAAATATTCTACAAGGCAACCAAGGTTTTTTCTATTAGAAATCATCCAACTGCTAATTTGTTTTTTCGAATTGTTTGTGAGATTAGACTTGCTTTGAATCGTTGGGTGCAAACCGATAATCATGAGGTTATTAGGACAATGGCTAAGAGTATGGTTGAAAAATCTGACAAATATTGGTCACATATTAATGGGATTTTAGCTATTGCTGCCATTTTAGATCCTAGAAATAAAATGGATTGTGTGGctcattattttgaaaaattatatggAGATGATGCTAATAGTAAAATGACAAGAATAAGAAAGACCTTTGATAATCTTGTCCATGAGtttcaaaataagaatgaGGTAGTGAATGAACCATCACCATTAAAGAGAGGGTTTAACGAGTGTGGTGATGAAGATGATTTTGCGAGATCTAAGAGACAAAAAGTTAGAAGTACactgtaa